ACATCGCCGGAGTGGATGATCGTCGCGGAGAAGAGATCCGGGTCCCTGGTGTCCAAGGGCTGGAACAGGCCGCAGCCCGCCCCGACCTCGATGGCCAGGGCCTCGCCGTGCACCAACCGGTGCGGCAGACGTGAGGAGTCGCCGTCGGAGAGCACCTGGGACAGCACGACGTACGCGAGGTAGCCCTCCAGGTCGACGACCGGGTCCGGCACGCGGTAGCCCACCGCGATGGCGGGCAACGGTGCGTGCGCGTCGACGTGGGTGCCGCGCAGCTCGGTGGTCGGCGCCGGCTCGGCGAACGAGGGGCGCACCGGGGTGGGTCGGGCCGGGACGTCACCGAAGTGGCGGTGCACCAGCTCGGTGGTCCGCTCGACATCGAGATGCCCGGCCACGGTCAGAACGGCGTTGCTCGGCGCGTAGTAGGTGTCGAAGAAGGCCGCGCAGTCGTCGACCGACGCCTGCTCCAGATCGGTGAAGTCGCCGTAGCCGTTGTGGGCGTTGGGGAAGGTATCGAAGAGCACCGGTGGCAGCAGGATCCAGGGGAACCCGCCGTAGGGCCGGTTGAGGACGTTGAGTCGGATCTCCTCCTTCACCACGTCCACCTGGTTGCGCAGGTTCTCCTCGGTCAGCTTCGGGGCCCGCATCCGGTCTGCTTCGAGGAACAACGCCCGTTCCAACGCAGCCGACGGCAGCATCTCGAAGTAGTCGGTGTAGTCCTGATGTGTTGACCCGTTGAAGGTTCCGCCGGAGCCCTGCACATGCCGGAAATGCGCCAGCTTTCCGAGGCTCTCGCTGCCCTGGAACATCAAATGCTCGAACAGGTGCGCGAAGCCGGTCCGACCCTCGGGTTCCGACCGGAACCCGACGTCGTAGTGCACGCTCACTGCGACGACGGGCGCCGTGTCATCCGGTGCGAGGACCAC
This Actinoalloteichus hymeniacidonis DNA region includes the following protein-coding sequences:
- a CDS encoding M16 family metallopeptidase; this translates as MVDHQLHRFTLPNGLRVVLAPDDTAPVVAVSVHYDVGFRSEPEGRTGFAHLFEHLMFQGSESLGKLAHFRHVQGSGGTFNGSTHQDYTDYFEMLPSAALERALFLEADRMRAPKLTEENLRNQVDVVKEEIRLNVLNRPYGGFPWILLPPVLFDTFPNAHNGYGDFTDLEQASVDDCAAFFDTYYAPSNAVLTVAGHLDVERTTELVHRHFGDVPARPTPVRPSFAEPAPTTELRGTHVDAHAPLPAIAVGYRVPDPVVDLEGYLAYVVLSQVLSDGDSSRLPHRLVHGEALAIEVGAGCGLFQPLDTRDPDLFSATIIHSGDVEQARVLAAFDEELAIVAAEGPHVDELARVTARWTAALHGEHDRLISRTLAYGAFELLHGRAELSAELPELIGRVTVDHVAEAAKNLRPDARAVLTVEPTASAGDAL